A portion of the Mycobacterium paraseoulense genome contains these proteins:
- a CDS encoding DUF4396 domain-containing protein, with protein sequence MPAPEWVTLLAWIVTVLGVLLAGAMLADIYVGGHRQPLRAMEAVWPITAIYAGPLAWWAYYRWARPATQRWQQQHGCPPRLGLPATAAVQTIPGGAVSFVGHMIAMPLVMWTGMTIAGQGVWPMMLLIAAFALPLLVGFEYHSLSLAGRNRSVAQRLWAALRISVLAIVAFDVGMGASMLLVAFVLGYSTASMAFWLVMWAGMWLGFATAYPMVWWLLPKDTTEPAKSTPIARPPQVNAAQR encoded by the coding sequence ATGCCCGCACCCGAGTGGGTGACTCTCCTAGCCTGGATCGTGACGGTTCTTGGCGTGCTCTTGGCCGGTGCCATGCTCGCCGATATCTACGTGGGTGGCCATCGGCAGCCATTGCGTGCCATGGAGGCAGTCTGGCCGATCACCGCCATCTACGCCGGTCCGCTGGCCTGGTGGGCCTACTACCGCTGGGCCCGGCCGGCCACCCAACGCTGGCAGCAACAACACGGTTGCCCGCCCCGGCTCGGGCTGCCGGCGACGGCGGCCGTGCAGACCATTCCGGGCGGCGCAGTCTCGTTCGTCGGCCACATGATCGCCATGCCATTGGTGATGTGGACCGGCATGACGATCGCCGGCCAGGGCGTGTGGCCGATGATGCTGCTGATCGCGGCCTTTGCCTTGCCGCTGCTCGTCGGATTCGAGTACCACTCGCTGTCGCTCGCCGGCCGAAACCGCTCGGTGGCACAACGCCTCTGGGCGGCCTTGCGAATCTCGGTTCTCGCGATCGTCGCATTCGACGTGGGCATGGGAGCCTCCATGCTGCTCGTCGCATTCGTGTTGGGTTACTCCACCGCCTCCATGGCGTTCTGGCTTGTCATGTGGGCCGGAATGTGGCTCGGTTTCGCCACCGCATACCCGATGGTGTGGTGGCTGCTCCCCAAAGACACCACCGAGCCGGCGAAAAGCACGCCGATCGCCCGACCACCGCAGGTAAACGCCGCACAGCGGTGA
- a CDS encoding hotdog fold thioesterase: MGDLGDDVDVTRGDRFIKTAVEILGETGRTDFTVQEVVARSKTSLRAFYQHFNSKDELLLALFDRTIAQSVQAWRTETDGLDSTAALKLVIDRISQQPESSTQDSLNRALSLYNQHLAEARPRDYARVLSPLHRLIRDIVGQGITEGVFNPGVDVGAAAAVVMQTVMGAQRLHWLGTELNGAPLDGGQLYDFCSRALGIREGDEEPSTPSLAELFAQIGMRPGTRDGEFAMTMPVSPAVVNTSGALQGGLIATLVDVAGGQFGLDYLQPDTTMTTADLFIRYLRPIRQGSAFAVPRMLRSGRRAMVMQVDIYGDDDELVATATVNFAVINGPTPTGLSGTP, from the coding sequence ATGGGCGACCTTGGCGACGATGTCGACGTGACACGCGGCGACCGCTTCATCAAGACCGCTGTCGAGATTTTGGGCGAAACCGGACGCACCGACTTCACCGTGCAGGAGGTCGTCGCTCGTTCCAAAACGTCGCTGCGCGCCTTCTATCAGCATTTCAACAGCAAGGACGAGTTGCTGCTGGCCTTGTTCGACCGGACCATCGCGCAGTCGGTACAAGCCTGGCGCACCGAAACCGACGGCCTGGACAGCACGGCGGCGCTGAAGCTGGTGATCGACCGCATCAGTCAGCAACCGGAATCGAGCACCCAAGACAGCCTCAATCGGGCCTTGTCCCTCTATAACCAACACTTGGCCGAGGCCCGCCCCCGCGACTACGCCCGGGTGCTCTCGCCCTTGCATCGACTCATTCGCGACATCGTGGGGCAAGGCATCACCGAGGGCGTCTTCAACCCGGGAGTCGACGTCGGGGCGGCGGCGGCAGTCGTGATGCAGACGGTGATGGGGGCACAGCGGTTGCATTGGCTGGGAACGGAATTGAACGGAGCCCCCCTCGACGGCGGTCAACTGTATGACTTCTGCAGTCGCGCCCTGGGCATCCGGGAAGGCGACGAAGAACCGAGCACGCCGTCGCTGGCCGAGCTGTTCGCCCAGATCGGTATGCGGCCGGGAACCCGCGATGGCGAATTCGCGATGACGATGCCGGTCAGCCCGGCCGTCGTCAACACGTCCGGCGCGCTGCAGGGCGGCCTGATCGCGACGCTCGTCGACGTCGCGGGCGGACAGTTCGGGCTGGACTACCTGCAGCCGGACACCACGATGACGACGGCGGACCTCTTCATTCGTTACCTGCGCCCGATCCGGCAGGGCTCGGCGTTCGCGGTACCCCGGATGCTGCGGTCCGGGCGGCGGGCAATGGTGATGCAGGTAGACATCTACGGCGACGACGACGAGCTCGTCGCCACTGCGACCGTCAACTTCGCCGTCATCAACGGGCCGACGCCGACTGGCCTCAGCGGGACCCCTTGA
- a CDS encoding amidohydrolase family protein, with product MPSRELSFPVFDADNHMYEPQEALTKFLPENRKRVIDYVQVRGRTKIVVRGHISEYIPNPTFEVVAKPGAQEDYFRNGAQGKSYREILGEPMKAIPAFREPGARLEVMDELGIDYALMFPTLASLVEERMKDDPEMTHDVIHALNQWMYEQWSFNYKDRIFATPVITLPIVERALEELEWCLERGARTVLVRPAPVPGYKGSRSFGLEEFDPFWQACIKAELPVSMHASDSGYSEFANVWEPGDEFLPFKPTAFRSFAMGHRPILDAMGALVCHGALSRNPELRILSIENGADWVPDLFKGLKGVYKKMPQSFSEDPIEAFKRCVYITPFWEDRFTEIVKMVGTDRVLFGSDWPHPEGLKDPISFVDELTDFDEADIAKIMGGNLMKLMKVSAPAKKPVSA from the coding sequence ATGCCGTCTCGCGAACTTTCCTTCCCGGTGTTCGACGCGGACAACCACATGTACGAGCCGCAGGAAGCGCTGACCAAGTTCCTTCCGGAGAACCGCAAGCGCGTCATCGACTACGTCCAGGTGCGCGGCCGCACGAAGATCGTGGTCCGCGGCCACATCAGCGAATACATCCCCAACCCGACGTTCGAGGTGGTCGCCAAGCCGGGCGCGCAGGAGGACTACTTCCGCAACGGCGCGCAGGGCAAGAGCTACCGCGAGATCCTGGGCGAGCCGATGAAGGCGATCCCCGCCTTCCGCGAACCCGGCGCGCGCCTCGAGGTCATGGACGAGCTCGGCATCGACTACGCCCTGATGTTCCCGACATTGGCCAGCCTGGTCGAGGAGCGCATGAAGGACGACCCGGAGATGACCCACGACGTCATCCACGCGCTGAACCAGTGGATGTACGAGCAGTGGTCGTTCAACTACAAGGACCGCATCTTCGCCACCCCGGTGATCACCCTGCCGATCGTCGAGCGTGCCCTCGAGGAACTCGAGTGGTGCCTGGAGCGCGGCGCCCGCACCGTGCTGGTGCGCCCGGCGCCGGTGCCCGGCTACAAGGGCAGCCGCTCGTTCGGCCTCGAGGAGTTCGACCCGTTCTGGCAGGCCTGCATCAAGGCCGAACTCCCGGTGTCGATGCACGCATCCGACAGTGGTTATTCGGAATTCGCGAACGTGTGGGAGCCCGGCGACGAATTCCTGCCGTTCAAGCCGACCGCCTTCCGCAGCTTCGCGATGGGCCACCGGCCGATCCTGGACGCGATGGGGGCGCTGGTGTGCCACGGCGCGCTGTCCCGCAACCCGGAGCTGCGGATCCTGTCAATCGAGAACGGTGCCGACTGGGTGCCGGACCTGTTCAAGGGCCTCAAGGGCGTCTACAAGAAGATGCCGCAGTCGTTCAGCGAGGACCCCATCGAGGCGTTCAAGCGCTGTGTCTACATCACCCCGTTCTGGGAGGACCGGTTCACCGAGATCGTCAAGATGGTCGGCACCGACCGGGTGCTCTTCGGCTCCGACTGGCCGCACCCCGAGGGCCTGAAGGACCCGATCTCCTTCGTCGACGAGCTCACCGACTTCGACGAGGCGGACATCGCCAAGATCATGGGCGGCAACCTGATGAAGCTGATGAAGGTGTCCGCGCCGGCCAAGAAACCCGTCTCGGCCTGA
- a CDS encoding DUF4396 domain-containing protein: MTPPIWLTVVSWAALALGFATAVVILLDIYARGYRQRMGIMEAVWPVTALYFGPVALWMYWRYGRPNSHRWLSEHERDRPPDKPNWATTAIGVSHCGAGCTLGDIIAEFAVFALGLELLGRALLPEFIGDYVAALTLGILFQYFAIAPMRGLGFRKGLVEAAKADVLSLTAFEVGLFGWMAVMSFVLFPSSPLHPNTAAYWFLMQVGMIIGFATAWPANVWLIRRGIKEAM; encoded by the coding sequence ATGACTCCACCCATTTGGTTGACCGTCGTATCCTGGGCCGCTTTGGCTTTGGGCTTCGCAACGGCGGTGGTGATCCTTCTCGACATCTACGCCCGCGGCTACCGGCAACGGATGGGCATCATGGAGGCCGTCTGGCCGGTTACCGCTCTCTACTTCGGACCCGTCGCGTTGTGGATGTACTGGCGTTACGGTCGTCCGAACAGCCATCGATGGCTAAGTGAGCACGAGCGCGACCGGCCCCCGGACAAGCCGAACTGGGCCACCACGGCCATCGGGGTCAGTCACTGCGGCGCGGGCTGCACGCTCGGCGACATCATTGCCGAATTCGCCGTGTTCGCATTGGGATTGGAGCTGCTAGGTCGCGCCCTGTTGCCCGAATTCATCGGCGACTATGTTGCGGCGCTGACGCTGGGCATCTTGTTCCAGTATTTCGCCATCGCTCCGATGCGGGGTCTGGGCTTCCGCAAAGGCCTCGTGGAGGCAGCCAAGGCCGACGTCCTGTCCCTGACCGCATTCGAAGTCGGGCTCTTCGGCTGGATGGCCGTGATGTCCTTCGTTCTCTTTCCGTCCTCGCCGCTGCACCCGAACACGGCCGCCTACTGGTTTCTGATGCAGGTGGGAATGATCATCGGATTCGCGACGGCTTGGCCGGCGAACGTCTGGCTGATCCGTCGAGGCATTAAGGAGGCCATGTAG